The nucleotide sequence TCGACACAATATCCTCTCTTGCCTGGGTCTCCATCTGCCCAAGCGGTGTAGTCAACATTGGTGTTATCAGTCCATCTTACGTATGATCTGTAGAGACAGCAAAAGTCTTGCTGAGGAAGAAACAGGAATCTCCAGTTGCCTCATTCAGAAACGggtttaggggagcatgactggtttGGCCACGCTGGGCATGAAGATTTGGGGGCacaatcctagaatcatagagttggaagggacccaaacctcctgcaatacagTAATTTATTGCCCAGCGTGGGGCACGAACCCACGACCGTGAGATGAAGATtgccatgctctaccaactgactCCCAGGGACATGAGTCCAAAGAGGAGCTGCAGGGACTCCATTTGAGGCCAGGGGTGCTGCGAGGGCACCCATACATTAAGACTTCTGGAGGCAGCAGTGAGCCATATTGACTCGAGGACCCTGACCCTAGTGGCAGAGTTAGCTGCATGGGCATCCGGAGCAGCAGCCATGCCATGCACCCCCGGGAGCGGCACAAGCTGGGGGGGAGATCCACCGTGTGTGCAGCATGCAATGGCAGCAGGGTGACCCACCCGCGGTGCGCAACAGTGGCGGTGGtgcctttttgtcacccccctcacggatgacacccagggcagtcTGCACCCCCCACACCCCACTTCCTACACCCTTGCCCTGACCCTTCAGCTCTTCTCCCCAGTGTGATTTTAGAGCGAGGCTGTCAATGAATTGATTTTCAGCTGGTGGATCAAATCCCAAGGAAGATGAGGCTGCTGGACCTCTCGGACTTGTACTGGATGGGGGAGAACTAGGCAGGGTCAGCTGTTCCCCCTCGCCCAGCACAAGAAACACACCCACTTCATTCCTCTCTTCTGCAGAAGTCCTAAAGGTGGGAAAGACAGTATGTCCTCCTTTCCAACTGGAGATCCAAATATTGCTCCAAGGCTAAGGGGCATATCAACTTTGTTGATTTAAAACCTTATTAAAGCAATATTGCGAGGGTTATAAATGGGGCCTGTGTTGCATCCTGGGGACTCAGGCAGATGGCTACTCTTTGAATGAAGAGCTTTACCTGAGCCCCAGATTCTCCCTTTCAGAAATGGAAATATCTGCCCTTTCCTTCCCTGTAGGGAGCTCTCATCTTCTGGACTTCTCCTCTGTGCACTTGCCGGCTGCTATTCCTAATGAGAGGCAAGTGAAAAAGCAGAGGTTACCCCCTTCACTTACCTTCCCCCACCTTTGAAACTGAACAGTCCAATCCAGACAGGAAATCCGGGATCATTTTCTCCTGCTATAAAAGAGCCAAATGCTTGTTCTCTTTCTCGCTACGGATGGAGGCCAGGTGGCTCTCAGACCCATGCGTTTGGCAGTCTGCCTGTGAAAGAAAAGAACAAGGGGTTTACCTTGGAGGTGAGGGCAAGCTGATTGGTTGCATCGAGTGGCTCCTGCAGATTTCCCAAGCAGGATTGTGTGGGGTCTCAAAGACGAGACCTCAGTTTAGGGCATGTTCACATGTTACATGCAACCCATGTGCAGTCTGCCTACTTGTGTCTGCAAACTGCTGAGTCGTATATTTGTATGGTTATTAACATGCAACGTTGCATGAGTGTACACTTGTGTACCACACCTTTCTGATCACATcattggaagaggaagaggaaatccACCATCTGACAATGACCCACTACAAagaataatggaattgtagagttagaagggacggCCAAGGTtcacctagtccaactctctacaatgcaggaatcacagctaaaggtcTGCCCTCATTCAGGCAGCTATGGAAGAAATAAAGATGGATCCATTCAGTGTGCTTGCATTTCTTCGGCATTCATGACATACATTAAAGCActcttgtaaaataataataatataataataataataataaaaacagaattaaaagcacaatagaacatcaaacattaaaaacttccctaaaaagggctgccttcagatgtcttctgaaagtcacatacttgtatatttccttgacatttcatggctctacctggttccctgtaacctcacttctcgcagggagggaaccgcttAGGCGGTCATGGTTGCctgcagagaatcctgggaaatgtagtttgttaagggtgctgatgtcactgagctgcaattcccagcatccttatcAAACCACAGTTCCGAGGATTATACAGGACTGTCAATATAGTAAaggagtgttttaaatgtgtggtgcggaTGTGAGCCTTATCTCCCGattcgggtgtgtgtgtgtgtgtgaaattaacTGGTTTCTACTCTTCATTGAGAAACCAGTTTTTATATTCCTTTATAGCAGCACCAtccatcttcctttcatttttttttaacctgccaTGTGACATATGCAGGGACAACTTTGTATTCCAAGACTAAGCTAAATTTGCTGTGAGTTGCTtgccagggaggagaggaagggtgggtgggtgtttgacATTTGACCAGAAACATGGTGTCTTGAGGAATTTGCTACACAGGGCTTCCAAGAACCTCTCCTTACCTCTGCAGCATTCCAATTCCGTGCAATTTTCTTTAATGAATAGCAATGACTCTGAAAATTGATCCAGTCTGGGGGGCAGCTATctgcttctgtgcctgcaagaggaGAGGGAAAACAAAGTCAAGGTTGCCTCGACCTCCGGCGCGAGTGCCATTGCCGGTGGTTGGGAGCTGTCTCGGTTCCGAGATAGCTCCGGTTtcccccgggggtaggagctccgcaaccgcgctgcgggctccagTAACCCACGGGAGGAGCATCCCGTGGACAGGGCATTCCGGTGGGCCCCTTTGCGTCGTCCAGTTCTCGAGTTTCCCTTGTAAATGGGAGGCTCGAGTGAACTGGCTCTGGCGCGGGGCTGAGGAAgctgtccccaaccgggggaAACCAAGCGGCAGCCGGCCGCCGGCAGTGAGCGCCCGTTCTTCTGAAATTTGCCTGGTAAAAGAAAAACCATAAGTAAGGAAAGAATTTAGACCCAATTTGGACTGATTTGGACTGATTGGCTTATGGAGAGAAActtaaaagaggaagtccgtttctctcctttgcggcaagatcaaagtaacaccggatttgGCTGTTGCTATTGTGGAATGCTTTGAAGTTTTTCGTTGATTTGATTCTGATTCTCATTGCTTAAGAAATCCCTTATTGGGGTGAGACTGAGAAATTTGAACTATTTCTTCCGTTTAACAGAGTATTATAGTGAAAGAAAGTTTAACCTCTGatgaagggggaaatggcagctgaaatttgatcagtgaggatggaaaagtactgagatTTTGTTGCTTCCTGCTTGCTCCTGCCTATATCTGTCTGGTTCCCACGGTTCTTCCAGACCCAGCAATGTTATCAGGCCAGGAAAAAATCTTACTGCATTGGAACTTTTGCATCAGAGTGTCACTGAAACTTTTTCTGGGATTCAAAGTGCTCTTAAGAACTTTGCTGAGGAACTCAAAGTAACAATTAGTGAATTTAAAGATACATTTAAGATACAATTGCAGAGAATTATTTTCCAGAACTACCATCTGAAGTTGAGAAGACACAGGTTCAACAAAAGAAGGGCCTCATGGATGTGAGAGGTCTGAGCTGCTGATAATGACTTTATAATggctttctggggtgagagcccagaaatgcaggaacatcaACACTGggatttaaaaatggatttgcaGAATGGACTAGAACCATTTGGGACAATGTACAAGTGAttggaagagttcagcaaagGGACTTGGTACCAATGTTTTGGTCTTTAGGTATCAAGGAGAAGGTGACATTCTGGAACAAGGAAGATGTGACATTGGAAAGAAGAAgctggtgggagggaaggaagatttCAACTGGGAATTGCTGGGGGGAAGACTGATGGGAGATTGAGATGAGAAGagaggatggtgaggagggggtggggtgaaggaatttatgagatttatcaggaaggctaaccatggtactccgacgtcagagggaaacataagatttggagaagggaagaaatgtttAGATGTTCTTTATAATAATGTTATGATTATAAtattttaaggtaggaattagaagtaataacagcaatagttttactaagttaagagaaaaaaggatcTAAGAAGTTAAGATTCAgaatatgattttatgtgataataataaattgaatgatataagatgtttaagatgtttatttgaagtttaagatttatggtgaatgattgttaaattagttacaaagttacttaaaagtaaattagaatttgaacgcagaggagagaacaggggaagtcccccccaaaCAAGATTTGAAACGAGATTATAATTAATAGATTCCTGTATTCCTGTTTTgttgaggtatgtattagttttgttagtttttgttgtatttgttttatgttgattgaatgtgtttatttgttgttgtcttttatgtggaaaaaccaataaatttttattaaaaaaaaaaaaaacaaagtcaagGTTGCCTTGTGGAGGAGATGGCTGAGTCCGAATCCGGACTATTTGCAGGAATTGGAGAGGGTCCTCACCCAGGACCTAGAGGTGAGACCTGAAAGGTTGTGTGGCCAGCACAATCTCAAGGATGCTGAGGAACTGTTGGTCCTAATATATGCTGTGATTGAGAAGAAAGGATTTGTGCAAAATGCGCTTAGGGAAGAAGATGCAGGAGAGAGGTTGATACAGCACCCACTGGAGgtaagttggggggtgggggtggggaaagatagAAGATCTTTCCCCATATTGTCCAGAAATGAAAATAAACCAGAATCATGACATGCAAgatgacaccccccacccctgaaattCAGTTAAGGATCTCTCCAAACAAACAGATAATGGGTTAAAGATACGTTTGGTTCCTCCTTTAATGAACTAGGAAGAAATTTTACATTACAACTTAAGTCCTATGAGATTAGGACAATAAAGCTTACATCAGTATGTTACGTTGGTCACAAAAACATAAAACGTCCCCCTTTGTCCTCTGCTTCGTCTTTCAAATCTATATTACAGTATTAGGGTTTGCCTCATGGGCCATGCCTTTTCTCCTAAGGATTGCTATCTGCTTGGCTTCTCCCAGTCTCCGTTTGAGGATGAACCTTGTAGAAAGAAGCAGGCCACCAGGAAGCCCCAAATGGACAGATAGAAAGATTATGGGTGGCAGGCTAGTGAGTTCATGGTTTCCATTGCAGCTACCTCAGGAGAGTAGCCTAAAGTGTCAGGTACTGGTATTCATGAACTTGGTGAAGTTCTCCAGCATCTCATTTGTAGATGCCATATCTGAAGACATAGAATGGATtatggagcatctccacccccatcgttcagcccggacactgaggtccagctccgagagccttctggcggttccctctgtacgagaagccaagttactgggaaccaggcagagggccttctcggtggtggcacccgccctgtggaacgccctccctccagatgtcaaagagaaaaacaactaccagacctttagaagacacctgaaggcagccctgtttag is from Lacerta agilis isolate rLacAgi1 chromosome 10, rLacAgi1.pri, whole genome shotgun sequence and encodes:
- the LOC117054068 gene encoding LOW QUALITY PROTEIN: snaclec 1-like (The sequence of the model RefSeq protein was modified relative to this genomic sequence to represent the inferred CDS: deleted 2 bases in 1 codon), with amino-acid sequence MKLTLVLLLLALTCCSSDEIAKVVVFLSLAGTEADSCPPDWINFQSHCYSLKKIARNWNAAEADCQTHGSESHLASIRSEKENAFGSFIAGENDPGFPVWIGLFSFKGGGRSYVRWTDNTNVDYTAWADGDPGKRGYCVEISADVSLARLAEDYKA